cagtagttaggactctgaactttcactgctgaggatgaGGGTGAGGTCCAAAAAACTAAATGTCCATAAAAAGatttgtacaagaatgtttaaaatattatcattcaGAGTAGCCAAAAACCTGAAAACAGCCAAGTGTCCATCAAGTGGATAAATTGACAAATTGTAGTTTATTCAAATAATGAAATACTAATAAGTAATAACAAGAgttgaaaaaaatacacaaaaccccAGGAAtgcttcaaatatatatttaacaaagtAACGTAGGCACACGACTACTATATAgtctatgattctatttatgtgaatTCCAAGAACAGACAAAGTTAGTATGTGGTGATAGGAATCAGAAAGTGATTGCCTTCAAGGGTGAGGGTATTGACTGGAAATAAGTATAAGGAAAGTTTCTGGGCCAGTGCAAGTGTTATATACCTGGTTTTGAGTGACAGTCACATGGGTGTATAAAATTGTCCAAAATCATCTAAACACTTCATATCTGTGTATTTAACTTTGTgtaaattataccacaataaTTTATAAATCAATTGGAAACATACCAAGAATAGATAGGCCATTAAgattatatattacaattttttaaCACATTAATGTGAGAATCTTGACAGCTAGAATCCTTGGCTAAAAGGGAGGTATATAAAATGTTAGCATAATAGTAACTTGGAAATCATATAGTATACTttcttaaattgaaaaaaaaagatgaagtgcAAGACAAATCAAAACccaatttaattgatatttaaatgatatttaattgatattaaaTAACCTTTTACATTTTCTATCCTACACTTGATTAtttttgtatgatttttaaagATGCAATCCTTTCAACAGCTTATAACTGACTCCCACAAAATTTCTGTGGGATAGAACTAAttatgtttcttgcttcctcCCCATTCCTTTCTACGCAACTTATATTTGATATTCCATGAATACatagtaatatatttattttagtttacaTCAAACTTAAGAGAATGTAACAAAGCACAGATACAATCTTAAGCAAGATAGGTAGCTATGAACAGAATAATCTGATCAGTCTTAGACCATGTTGTTGCATTTGATGGATTGAGTTCTTATGAATTAGGAAAATGAGTGAAAGATCCTTTAAAGAGctctttagagaaaaattttaagaaagctacaatatatattttttcagataccTCCTTAAgtatgtataaattttttttctataaaagtcAATTCCAGAAAATAAGTGGGCAAAATTAACATAACTATAATTAGAAAACATCAAAATTGCAGACATCATCTACTTTTAATAAATTCATCATCTATTCTTATTGCTTAAAAGTACATTACAagtgcattttaattttactatGAATGTAATCTTTTGCATACCCTTGGCAGCAAAAAGACAAAGTCAAGGCTGTCAGGAAAACAATCCACGGAAGCTCCTGCTGAGTGTGCAGCAAGCTGTCCGAGTTTTACATGAAGAGGTCAGAATTTTCTTGGAGAGTCACTTTCCAAGTATAGCATGCTTTCAATAATTAGTATCCTGACTACTCAGGAGATGGTTGTAGACACAGCTGTTTTTTAAGGTAGCGGGCACATCAATGGCAAGGCACTAGGTATTGATTTGCGCAGTGACATCCTTCTAACTATGTcatctgagtgaaagaagccccAAATTAACCAATAATAAAGTGTTAGAAGTTGTAGTAGCTGCCCCCTTAGGACTTGTTCTATGAGTATATGtgctcctcccccacccaggtCATCAATCCTGCTAAAGGACTCACAGTGACATTAACTTGACCAGTAGGACAATGTAAAGCCCTCAGTAATGCTATATCCTACttggcatgtgtgtgtatatgtatgtgtcagTTATATATCAGTTTTCTGTATGCAAATACATAATAATGTATGGATATCTACATAAATAAAGTATACATCCATGCCATCATGATCTGAAGAATTCTTAATTAAAGAGAATCATATATAACAATCAAACTGCATTTTACATGTTTCGTAAAACAAACGCCACTAATTTGataaaactattttcaaagtGAAAAACTAAGTTATTATATTTCCATCAGAATTAGATAAGAATAAACTTCTTGGCaagatttgtgggtttttttgtttttttactttctgattttattatattttctattttaaatatgggCTTTGTCTACAAAGTTTATGAAGAGATCACAAATAAATCTGGATTAGACTATACTAATATCACCAGAGCCAGAGGGCACACATGTTTCAGAAACAGTCAACAAAAAGATTATAATTACATCTATTTTTGTCCAAATTATCCTTTGATCcatcattatattaaaaataattattaatttgcaAACTTTTGGATATTATCTTATAATTTGATATAAGCTTTCAGAACATACATTTCCTTGTTCTGGTCTCTAAATTTTTGTGGTCCTACTCATTGAACTGCATGCATTTACTATTTTAGATTTTGCATGACCAAAAATTGGGATCCTATCTTACCATTTGACCCATCTCCCCTTGCCTCATATATATGAAGTTTTTTAATAATGGGTTTTATAGAAACAAAACTTTAGAAAACAGCtctcactgtttaaaaaaattagaggcTGACATCAACAGGAATGATACTGGCATCAATAAATATAAAGTTCAGCTTGCAATAGCTTTCCATAGCTCATATCAGAATCTcaacacaaaccttcagttttcTATAGCCTGATATATGGTCTAGTTTACATTAAAAAAGGGAAATCAGCTTTATAATACTGGACCCAGGCaaatttttccaatttctttGGTGAAGTTATTTGTAGTTTCTAGGGAGATGTATAATTATTATTGCATTGCCTTGGGTGTTGGCTAGTTCAAGCATAATACAAAATTTGCCTCTAATTGTTATCAGGAAAGGAAAGAACGGTGAAGAAAAATCTTAGCTGGATTACAGCCTATGAGAAACATCTTGTCATTGGCTGTTATCTTTGTTAGATTACTTTCCCAGGCAAGTATGGAAGTTGCCATTAAAAGTTGATCTAGCCTTTTTCCGTTTGGCGGCAGCCATCAGGTGAGCCGAGATGGGCGCTTACAAGCACATCCAGGAGCTGTGGAGGAAGAAGCAGTCGGACATGATGCGCTTTCTGCTCAGGGTGCGCTGCTGGCAGTACCGCCAGCTCTCGGCGCTGCACCGGGCCCCGCGCCCCACCCGGCCCGGCAAGGCGCGCAGGTTGGGCTACAAGGCCAAGCAGGGTTATGCGATATATCGGGTTCACGTGCGCCGCCGTGGCCGCAAACGCCCGGTCCCGAAGGGCGCCACCTACGGCAAGCCCGTCCCCCATGGCGTCAACCAGATCAAGTTTGCCCAGAGCCTTCAGTCGGTTGCCGAGGAGCGAGCGGGACGCCACTGTGGGGCCCTGAGGGTCCTGAATTCTTACTGGGTGGGTGAAGATTCTACGTACACATTTTTTGAGGTTATCCTCATTGATCCCCTCCATAAAGCTATCAGAAGAAACCCCGACACCCAGTGGATCACCAAACCAGTCCACAAGCACAGGGAGATGCGGGGGCTGACGTCTGCAGGCAGGAAGAGCCGCGGCCTCCGCAAGGGCCACAAGTTCCACCACACGATCGGTGGTTCTCGCCGCGCAGCCTGGAGAAGGCGCAATACTCTCCAGCTCCACCGCTACCGCGAATATAAGTAATGTTTGTAAAATTCTAATAAACATTTtaggacaaaaataaaaagttgatctaaaaaaaaaaaaagttgatctaAAATATATCCACTATTACCGAATCTCAGTTGGTCAGGGCTGATTATTCTCCATTTGTCTTTTGGGACTATTCACTGATCTTCTCTTCCCTACTCTGTGCTCCAGGAGGCTTATATCTACAAATTTCTCATTTGTGCTCTTGTTCTCTGGATTTTTACTGGATTTGGCCAATGTAAGGCAGCAGCAGGAGAGTagaaggtgggaggagagagacttgagagagactcaattccttcctccctccctcccttccttcctccctccctcccttctttccttccttccttccttccttccttccttccttccttccttccttccttccttccttccttccttccttccttccttccttccttccttccttccttccttccttccttccttctctctcttgatGTTATAAGCAGTGGCTACCATCTTTTACAGCTACAGCCCCTGTCTGGTGACCTTAATCTTATGGCTCTATTTCTCTCCAGGTTCCATTGACATCATTTCCTCTCCTACATCTTCAGGCTTGGAATAGTAATGGCTGCATGTTCTTGCTCCTCTTCAGAGCTTCACCATCCTACACAATTCCCTTAACTCTACCCACACCACTGTAAATTGTCTCTTCAATGGACTCTTGATTTAAATCATTTGGGATCCAGCCTGGTCAATCTAAATATATCTTACACACATATTGTACTTAAGGGTTGCCGAGGCATGTTCctattatctttttgaattgagaacaagattatttccttaatttatgGAGACATGATAATTGTACCATTGGGGGTATTTATAACATCAAGCTTTAAATTATAGAGTATGTATGTGCAAAGCTTTGAAAGCAGGCCTTCAGCGTATCTACATTTCACGGATGAGGAGCATAAACTTTGTCATACTGGGTCTTCCATGAATCCAGGTGGTCTGTCAACAAAAGCAGTGCATAGGGAAGGGCTACAACTCATGATTATATTTCATGAGGCATAAAATCAGAAAGTTTGGGCCCTTGTCTTATGTAGCTTTACTTTGCTTTAATAACCTATTAAAAAGttactgttcattcattcatctcaaTTTATCTGTAACCCAAACTATAACACCTTagataaaataattcaataattttattatctcctaCATATCATAGTACATAGGTTTGTCAATGACACTTGATTGATGAGGTCTATGCTTCCTCCCCTGGAATCTGGGCAGAGACTTGTGACTGTTCCAGTGAAAAGAAGTGATACCATGAAGCTAGAGATTTCTAGGTTCTTTCATAAAAATGATTCAGCTTTTGGCCTGCTCTGTTTCTTCAGACATAAACCTTTGGAAGCTTGAATGCCATGAAAATCTGGCAGCCTACAGATGCCATCTTAGAGAGGTCATGTGAAGAAACAACAAAGATAGAGAGAGCTGCAGGACGAGCTCCATCTATCTGTGCCTTCCCAGACTAGGTGCCAGTCATGTGAGGAAAGACACGAGGACCCCAATCACAGCCATCATTTGACAGTGACTGCCTGGGCATCCTCAAACTAGAACCACCCAGATGAACCTCTCCTGAATTGCTAACTCATGGACACCATGACAGGTGATAGgtttttgttttaagtcactgtgtttttgaacaaactgttacaCAGCTATAGGAACCAAAACGTGTACCaattactacagaaaaaaaatggaaaactaaaaCTCTCAAGGTTTCTGAAAGTTATCCCACCACCTGCGTTAGACGCTccttttaatgtaaattttaaatgtaaatgtaatttacatttaaaattacatttaaattaaatgtagtgtattttttaaagcacttgcttattaaaacacatatttatggattCCTTCCCAGATTAAAGGAATCAGCATCTTTTGTTCTGAAGCCCCTGGAATtagttctctctcactctctctctctacatacaTAATATTTGTATTAATGCTTTTTAGTAGCCTCTCTAAAACTGATGGAATTTAGGAGATCTTGCAGCCTGAGAAAAACTCCAAATTAAGGAAGGCAGCAGCCATTGCAGAAAGATCACAAATTTGGAATCAGACAAAGCTACGTCCCACTTCACTGACTCCACCACCCACTTGTAATGATACAATTTAGCTGTCTTGGTCTCAGGTTCTTTGTCTATAACATGGGGGTGATTGCTACCTACCTTGTATCAGGGTTGCAAGGATGAACTACATGGAGCAGCATATAAAGAGAGCCTCTTTCCTCAGTTAACActaattctttccatttcttgccATAGTTGTAATAGTCTACATAGTACGTAACAAATATTCAGGATCA
This genomic window from Kogia breviceps isolate mKogBre1 chromosome 17, mKogBre1 haplotype 1, whole genome shotgun sequence contains:
- the LOC131743737 gene encoding large ribosomal subunit protein eL15-like is translated as MGAYKHIQELWRKKQSDMMRFLLRVRCWQYRQLSALHRAPRPTRPGKARRLGYKAKQGYAIYRVHVRRRGRKRPVPKGATYGKPVPHGVNQIKFAQSLQSVAEERAGRHCGALRVLNSYWVGEDSTYTFFEVILIDPLHKAIRRNPDTQWITKPVHKHREMRGLTSAGRKSRGLRKGHKFHHTIGGSRRAAWRRRNTLQLHRYREYK